The following proteins come from a genomic window of Nicotiana tomentosiformis chromosome 12, ASM39032v3, whole genome shotgun sequence:
- the LOC138902267 gene encoding uncharacterized protein yields the protein MAYFRESLTGIASEWYIDKDISHWHIWDDLARGFVRQFQYNIDIAPDRNSLTNFKKKTTESFRENAIKWREQASRVKPPMDEAEMVNVFLQAQEADYFQNMMSVMGKPFAEAIKIGEMVENGLKTGRIVSQSALRATSQAIQNGLGGLANRKKREEGDMMTSGAEGHDTEDCWTLNRAVENLIEQKRVVLRDEEVPNMTNNPLPTHNNGPVIRMICDDKEYYPALKSIIAIVDSEARPQAAVKQARNEKKITLTPQIAETNIGPAPAKDAILYVPRAPRKEQLMLNTPKIFEQRKVMLNVPKLYVPKGIYVVQWPVISPRLNEPVVISRAPQSPMRDPTAVPWNYSKIVVTYKGKEIMGEVNEINQPRKYHNPEEQKMLKLSKDKRFPPKKPVSSEEAEEFFRKMKTSEYAIIDQLRKTPS from the exons ATGGCCTATTTCAGGGAGAGCTTGACGGGAATTGCGTCAGAATGGTACATAGATAAGGACATCTCCCATTGGCATATATGGGATGACTTGGCCCGAGGTTTTGTCAGGCAATTTCAATACAATATTGATATAGCTCCAGATAGGAATTCTCTGACCAATTTCAAGAAGAAAACAACGGAAAGCTTTCGTGAAAATGCTATCAAGTGGCGTGAGCAAGCATCGAGAGTGAAACCGCCTATGGATGAGGCAGAAATGGTCAATGTTTTCTTGCAGGCCCAAGAGgccgattactttcagaacatgatgtctgtAATGGGCAAACCTTTTGCAGAGGCCATAAAAATTGgagaaatggtagaaaatggcTTGAAAACTGGCCGAATCGTAAGTCAATCTGCTTTGAGAGCCACCTCCCAAGCCATCCAGAACGGCTTGGGAGGTTTAGCAAATCGAAAGAAGAGGGAAGAAGGAGACATGATGACTTCAG GGGCAGAGGGTCATGATACGGAGGATTGTTGGACTCTCAACAGAGCCGTTGAGAATTTGATAGAACAAAAACGAGTGGTGCTGAGGGACGAGGAAGTCCCCAATATGACTAACAATCCATTACCGACTCACAACAATGGGCCGGTCATtagaatgatttgtgatgataaAGAGTATTATCCAGCTTTGAAATCTATCATCGCCATTGTCGATTCAGAGGCAAGACCTCAAGCGGCGGTGAAACAAGCCAGAAATGAGAAGAAAATCACTTTAACTCCTCAAATTGCAGAAACAAATATTGGGCCAGCACCTGCTAAGGACGCAATTTTGTATGTTCCTAGGGCCCCAAGGAAAGAACAACTCATGTTGaacactcccaaaatatttgagcAGAGGAAAGTCATGCTAAATGTGCCAAAGTTGTATGTGCCAAAAGGGATTTATGTGGTGCAGTGGCCGGTAATTTCACCAAGGCTGAATGAGCCCGTGGTTATTAGCCGCGCACCACAGAGCCCTATGAGAGACCCCACTGCAGTCCCCTGGAATTATAGCAAAATAGTGGTTACTTACAAGGGGAAAGAGATTATGGGAGAGGTGAACGAAATAAACCAACCTAGGAAGTACCACAACCCAGAAGAGCAAAAGATGTTAAAACTGAGCAAGGATAAACGGTTTCCGCCTAAGAAGCCCGTGAGTTCTGAGGAAGCAGAAGAGTTTTTCCGAAAAATGAAAACTTCGGAATATGCAATAATTGACCAGCTCAGGAAGACTCCTTCCTAG
- the LOC138902266 gene encoding uncharacterized protein, which produces MAVDLDMEELLIMGDSDLIIRQAQGKWETRDIKLIPYRQHVEDLSKRFKSIEFRYIPQFHNELADALATLASMLPYPDNVHIDPLEIQIRERHGYCSTIEIEPDVQPWYHDIKRFMKIKKYPEQVSGDQKRTIRRLASDFFLSGEILYKRTPDLNLLRCVDALEAEKIMNEVYSGVCGPHMNGYVLAKNILRACYYWMTMENDCFSFVRKCHQCQIHGDRIDAPPSELHPMSTPWPFVAWGMDVIGPIEPKASNGHRFILVAIDYFTKWVEAVTFKAVTKKAVVDFVHSNIICRFGIPKTIITDNAANLNSHLMREV; this is translated from the coding sequence ATGGCAGTTGATCTGGATATGGAAGAATTGTTAAtcatgggagattcagatttgatcATTCGGCAAGCCCAAGGTAAATGGGAAACTCGAGATATCAAGCTTATCCCATATAGGCAACATGTGGAAGATCTTAGCAAACGATTCAagtccatcgagttcaggtataTTCCTCAATTCCACAACGAGTTAGCTGATGCATTAGCTACTTTGGCCTCAATGTTGCCGTATCCGGACAATGTCCATATTGACCCACTGGAAATCCAAATTCGAGAGAGGCATGGTTATTGTAGTACAATTGAAATAGAACCAGATGTTCAgccatggtatcatgatatcaaaaggtttatgaaaataaagaaatatcccGAACAGGTTAGTGGAGACCAAAAGAGAACCATTAGAAGGCTTGCCAGCGATTTCTTCTTGAGCGGAGAAATCTTGTACAAAAGAACCCCAGATCTGAATCTCTTGAGGTGTGTAGATGCCCTAGAAGCTGAAAAGATCATGAACgaagtatattcgggagtatgtgGACCTCACATGAACGGATATGTCCTTGCAAAGAATATCCTTCGGGCATGTTAttactggatgaccatggaaaatgattgcttcagttttgtccgGAAGTGTCATCAGTGTCAGATACACGGTGACCGAATTGATGCACCGCCTTCAGAGTTACATCCTATGTCAACACCTTGGCCGTTCGTTGcctggggtatggatgtcattgggccaatcgagccaaaagcttcaaatgggcacagattcatcttggttgccatcgattatttcacaaagtgggttgaagcagtcaCTTTCAAAGCCGTCACCAAGAAAGCGGTGGTGGATTTCGTGCATTCCAACATTATTTGTCGTTTTggtattcctaaaactatcattacAGACAATGCTGCAAATCTGAATAGCCACTTGATGAGGGAGGTATGA